The genomic window ttgtACTAATAATACACTTTTCACAATGGCCATTTAAAAGATTAAGAATTTGCATACCCTAATATCTGTATTTCGTCATTAACATATAGCAGGGCACTTGTCTTTTAGtgtcatatataaaattatcattcatAGCATGTATAATTCGATATTTGACATtcatatttgttaaaaatattgaaagatataATGTATGGACAAAAGTTACAAGACCTGGAAGTTTTACATAGTGCAAGCTCTAATATAAGATAATAGATAGCAAAATATGTGTAAAATTAGAGGTATACTGTGCAATGTAATTAAaggataattttaaaatacaatGAGTAATCGCAGTTTACTTTCAATAAGTTTTCTTATGcaagtaatttatatattataacataaatatataaaatgaataaggtactataaaaaaataatttttttatgataataacaTCTTATAACTCTAATTATacaagtatattttttaatttcattgacTATAATGATCTGCTTAAAAATAATggtgatttttttaataactcaTCTACTTTTAACTTGAACAATTCACTCTGAATAGGTTCATTCAGTTGACAAAGAGGATTCTTCACTACATACTCCAAATATacctgaaaaaaataatacatatgtaattaaCACATAAGAGATCAAAATTCCATTCTTGAtacgtatattaattatatcttcaCTTACCTCGCGATACAATTGTTGCAACAATTCTCTCGCATTTTGTGTTGCATTGTCCGTATTTAAAACAAACTTTAAGCCAGATGGTGTTTCAAAATAATGTAGAGTATATTTACttgttttataatacaaaaatccTTCCTTTGGATCCAACGGTGATATTTTACTTACAAAAGACTTTATAGAGAATAACATTCCATACATCAGCTTTGCttcctaaaataaaaattgaattcaaaataaatatagaaaatccattcattaaaaattattcattaattttgaaagaaaacttaatgatatatacatatgtatgtgtgtgtgtgtgtgcgtgcgtgcgtgcgtgtgatATATAGGGTTTAACCTTATAATACTGTCCAATTAACCAAATAGACACATTACATTTTAAAGCATACCTCTTCTTTTGTAATTCCCGATTTATTCAGTCTATTCCATTCAGCATAATACAATAACAAGCcatttcttgaaaatatatacaaattgtGAATTGTCATAATCGTACGTATCAAGCTGCACCTAAGTGCagtcttctctttttgtctgctgtctttctttctccttagAAATTCAGTGCTTCCATCTCGTGTTCCGATGCATTCATTCTTCTATCGTATCTGAAATTGTCAAAGAGCGAATATACGTAGGAGTACGTGTTATCTACGGTAGTGAATATCATGGATTAAAAAATGCTTTTATCGTCGACAAGATGGCACCACATGAAAAATACTTAAAACAATtgttatattactttattaatagTACGATTAACTAAACAATTTCTCATGTCAAATGCATATAAATGTACTTTCAAACATAATCTTCAAGTattcgaaagatttaaaactattatttGTTAACATATCGTTACCGATAGTTCCTAACCCTTTTAGATGCAACCCTTTCTTCACCAGAAAAACGATGTATCCGTACGCGAGATGGCAGCACTTACGTTTCGGTGCTTTTGGCATTTCACTTAATTTCATTGAACATACATTAAAGTAAAATAcaaggaatatttttataaatcgaatataGGTATggataatagaaaagaaatacgtaaTTTAGAGATCTATTACTAAGACACATGTACAATTATTGGTTTTGtgagatatataatatgtcgATTTATATCGCAAAGTTCGACGTCCCGTGGTATagtaaaaatttcaagatacaattaataaacaattcaTATTTACGAAGCAAAAAAACGATTATAGACGACGAAGCTAGCTTTTTGTATcacattttttaatcattgatCGTCCTAAAGTCGTATCCGTTAAGAGGAAACGAATCGTCAAAAGTAACCGTAAGAACGACGGTAAAACGGTAGCGTTCCATTTCCAAGTACAGCGTTCACTGTGGCGATTATCGTTTTCAGGCGCTTTTATTATCGTAGAGCAAGGGTTTCAACCTTTCACGGTTCTACTAAATTTACTGTGTCGTGTGTGTCTCTTTGAAATCTAaagggaacaaaaaagaaaaaaaaaaaaaaaaaaagaaaacctatAAATTCACAAAGTTACTGAATCTTTAATGCTTGTTCTGTTGTACATTAATTACACATgcataaacgataaaaaagaatgatatttatttctctctctctctctctctctcttttcttttctgtttcttgttttctcttaattcttttcttctct from Vespula vulgaris chromosome 13, iyVesVulg1.1, whole genome shotgun sequence includes these protein-coding regions:
- the LOC127068338 gene encoding trafficking protein particle complex subunit 1, whose amino-acid sequence is MTIHNLYIFSRNGLLLYYAEWNRLNKSGITKEEEAKLMYGMLFSIKSFVSKISPLDPKEGFLYYKTSKYTLHYFETPSGLKFVLNTDNATQNARELLQQLYREVYLEYVVKNPLCQLNEPIQSELFKLKVDELLKKSPLFLSRSL